One window of Agromyces rhizosphaerae genomic DNA carries:
- a CDS encoding Re/Si-specific NAD(P)(+) transhydrogenase subunit alpha has protein sequence MVTVGVRREQLPGERRVAATPETVRRLVGLGLEVLIEAGAGAQAGYPDAAYAEAGARVEQTADAADIDVLAHVRPLDPASAAALRPGTVTIGFASPAAETATVTALRDAGVTAFALELIPRISRAQSMDALTSQALVAGYRSVLEAAMRLPRFFPLYMTAAGTVPPARVLVLGAGVAGLQAIGTAKRLGARVSANDIRPSSADEVASMGGTFIALDVEGAAAGGYARELGEDRAELQRRLLAPHVADADVLITTAAVPGRPAPRLVTAPMVAAMKAGSVVIDLAAESGGNVEGTVPGVDTAVPTAAGDGTITVVGLTDAPSAMPYDASRLYAANVANLLALLVDEGNLAPDFDDEVVAGSCLTHAGEVRHAPTAEALAAAGMAPPEASDRPEPTEPTEPTEPEGGR, from the coding sequence ATGGTGACCGTGGGCGTGAGGCGAGAGCAGCTGCCCGGCGAGCGCCGCGTCGCGGCGACACCCGAGACCGTGCGGCGACTCGTCGGACTCGGACTCGAGGTCCTCATCGAGGCCGGCGCCGGCGCCCAGGCGGGCTACCCCGACGCGGCGTACGCCGAGGCCGGTGCGCGGGTGGAGCAGACGGCGGATGCCGCGGACATCGACGTGCTCGCGCACGTGCGTCCGCTCGATCCGGCCTCCGCTGCGGCGCTGCGACCCGGCACGGTGACCATCGGGTTCGCCTCACCCGCCGCGGAGACGGCCACGGTCACCGCCCTCCGCGACGCCGGGGTCACCGCCTTCGCGCTCGAGCTCATCCCCCGCATCTCGCGCGCGCAGTCGATGGACGCGCTGACCAGCCAGGCGCTCGTCGCCGGCTACCGGTCGGTGCTCGAGGCCGCGATGCGCCTGCCCCGCTTCTTCCCGCTCTACATGACGGCCGCCGGCACCGTGCCGCCGGCCCGCGTGCTCGTGCTCGGTGCGGGCGTCGCGGGCCTCCAGGCGATCGGCACCGCGAAGCGCCTCGGCGCGCGGGTCTCGGCCAACGACATCCGGCCGTCGTCGGCCGACGAGGTCGCGTCGATGGGCGGCACGTTCATCGCCCTCGACGTCGAGGGCGCTGCCGCCGGCGGCTACGCGCGCGAACTCGGCGAGGACCGCGCCGAGCTGCAGCGGCGCCTCCTCGCCCCGCACGTGGCCGACGCCGACGTGCTCATCACCACGGCCGCCGTGCCCGGTCGCCCCGCGCCGCGGCTCGTGACCGCGCCGATGGTGGCGGCGATGAAGGCCGGGTCGGTCGTGATCGACCTCGCCGCCGAGTCGGGCGGCAACGTCGAGGGCACCGTGCCCGGCGTCGACACGGCCGTGCCGACCGCAGCGGGCGACGGCACGATCACGGTGGTCGGGCTGACGGATGCCCCCTCGGCGATGCCGTACGACGCCTCGCGCCTCTACGCGGCGAACGTCGCCAACCTGCTCGCGCTGCTGGTCGACGAGGGGAACCTCGCGCCGGACTTCGACGATGAGGTCGTCGCGGGGTCGTGCCTCACCCACGCGGGCGAGGTGCGGCACGCGCCGACCGCCGAGGCGCTGGCCGCGGCGGGGATGGCACCGCCCGAGGCGTCCGACCGCCCCGAACCCACCGAACCCACCGAACCGACCGAACCCGAGGGAGGCCGCTGA
- a CDS encoding NAD(P) transhydrogenase subunit alpha produces the protein MDGVALLTITVLAVFVGFEVVSKVTSTLHTPLMSGANAIHGIILIGAIIVAGQAEDTVTLVVALVAVVLATANLVGGFVVTDRMLEMFRGRRKAPAGVGEEGER, from the coding sequence ATGGACGGCGTCGCACTGCTCACCATCACCGTGCTCGCGGTGTTCGTCGGCTTCGAGGTGGTCTCGAAGGTCACGAGCACGCTGCACACGCCGCTCATGTCGGGCGCGAACGCGATCCACGGCATCATCCTGATCGGCGCGATCATCGTCGCCGGCCAGGCGGAGGACACCGTGACCCTGGTGGTCGCGCTCGTCGCGGTGGTGCTCGCCACAGCCAACCTCGTCGGCGGGTTCGTCGTGACCGACCGGATGCTCGAGATGTTCCGCGGCCGCAGGAAGGCGCCCGCCGGTGTCGGCGAGGAGGGCGAGCGATGA
- a CDS encoding NAD(P)(+) transhydrogenase (Re/Si-specific) subunit beta encodes MILLDPTWTAVLYLIAAVCFILALKGLSSPKTARRGNLIGAAGALLAVVTVFLSSKLENIPWILAAIAVGSAIAAPVARRVQMTQMPQLVAMFNGVGGGAAALVALLELPHAGDAWVRLAIAFTLFIGAVSFAGSMVTFAKLQELMTTRPIVFPGLAVLTVLVATLALAAGAVVVVAGPAWAAIALAVIGLASGILLVLPVGGADVPIVISLLNAFTGLAVAASGLVLGNVLLVVAGTLVGASGTILTRAMAAAMGRSVQGILFGAFRGGSTAGSTVASDRPVRSSSAADIAVLLGYAQKVVLVPGYGLAVAQGQHTIAELQAALEERGIEVSYAIHPVAGRMPGHMNVLLAEADVPYESLVEMDRANPGFRTTDVALVVGANDVVNPAAKTTPGSPIHGMPILEVGDARQVVFLKRSMRPGFAGIENELLFDPKTTLLFGDAKASLTELLAAVKGL; translated from the coding sequence ATGATCCTCCTCGACCCCACCTGGACCGCGGTGCTCTACCTCATCGCCGCCGTCTGCTTCATCCTCGCCCTGAAGGGGCTCAGCTCCCCGAAGACCGCCCGGCGAGGCAACCTCATCGGTGCGGCGGGTGCGCTGCTCGCGGTCGTGACCGTGTTCCTGTCGTCGAAGCTCGAGAACATCCCGTGGATCCTCGCGGCGATCGCCGTCGGCTCCGCGATCGCGGCACCGGTCGCGCGCCGCGTGCAGATGACGCAGATGCCGCAGCTCGTCGCCATGTTCAACGGCGTCGGCGGCGGCGCGGCCGCACTCGTCGCCCTGCTCGAGCTGCCGCACGCGGGCGATGCGTGGGTGCGTCTCGCGATCGCGTTCACGCTCTTCATCGGCGCGGTGTCGTTCGCCGGGTCGATGGTGACGTTCGCGAAGCTGCAGGAGCTCATGACGACTCGGCCGATCGTGTTCCCCGGCCTCGCGGTGCTGACGGTGCTCGTGGCGACGCTGGCGCTCGCCGCGGGTGCCGTGGTGGTCGTGGCGGGGCCGGCCTGGGCGGCGATCGCGCTCGCCGTGATCGGCCTGGCCTCGGGCATCCTGCTGGTCCTGCCCGTCGGCGGCGCCGACGTGCCGATCGTCATCTCGCTGCTGAACGCCTTCACCGGCCTCGCGGTCGCCGCGTCCGGCCTCGTGCTCGGCAACGTGCTGCTCGTCGTCGCGGGCACCCTCGTCGGCGCGTCGGGCACGATCCTCACCCGGGCGATGGCCGCGGCGATGGGGCGGAGCGTGCAGGGCATCCTGTTCGGCGCGTTCCGCGGCGGGTCGACGGCGGGGTCCACCGTGGCATCCGATCGACCCGTGCGCTCGTCGAGCGCCGCCGACATCGCGGTGCTGCTCGGCTACGCGCAGAAGGTCGTGCTCGTGCCCGGGTACGGGCTCGCGGTCGCGCAGGGCCAGCACACGATCGCCGAGCTGCAGGCAGCGCTCGAGGAGCGCGGCATCGAGGTCAGCTACGCCATCCACCCCGTCGCTGGGCGCATGCCCGGACACATGAACGTGCTGCTCGCCGAGGCGGACGTGCCGTACGAGTCGCTCGTCGAGATGGATCGCGCCAACCCGGGGTTCCGCACGACCGACGTGGCGCTCGTCGTGGGCGCGAACGACGTCGTGAACCCCGCGGCGAAGACCACGCCGGGCTCGCCGATCCACGGCATGCCCATCCTCGAGGTGGGCGATGCGAGGCAGGTCGTCTTCCTGAAGCGCTCGATGCGCCCCGGCTTCGCGGGCATCGAGAACGAGCTGCTCTTCGACCCGAAGACCACGCTGCTGTTCGGGGACGCGAAGGCGTCGCTCACCGAGCTGCTGGCCGCGGTGAAGGGGCTCTGA
- a CDS encoding RimK family alpha-L-glutamate ligase: MKLAILSRAPHSYSTQRLRAAAQQRGHNVKVLNTLRFAIDLSGDEPDLQFRGKRLSDYDAILPRIGNSITYFGTAVVRQFEQMDVYTPNTANGITNSRDKLRASQILSRHGIGMPETTFVRNRADVRPAIERVGGAPVVIKLLEGTQGIGVILAPEVKVAEAIIETLHSTKQNVLIQRFASESRGRDIRALVVGDRVVAAMRRVASGDEFRSNVHRGGTVEPVELDPDYEQAAVRSAQIMGLRVAGVDMLEGNDGPLVMEVNSSPGLEGVETATKLDVAGAIIDYMANQVAFPEIDVRQRLTVSTGYGVAELVVNAGADIVGHTVAESGLSERDITVLTLHRGSNVVPNPRRSTVLEPGDRLLCFGKLEEMRSMIPERRRRRAKVRKLPKQPIPES, encoded by the coding sequence ATGAAGCTGGCCATCCTGTCGCGCGCCCCCCACTCGTACTCCACCCAGCGGCTGCGGGCCGCGGCCCAGCAACGGGGCCACAACGTGAAGGTGCTGAACACGCTGCGGTTCGCGATCGACCTCTCGGGCGACGAACCCGACCTGCAGTTCCGCGGCAAGCGCCTGAGCGACTACGACGCGATCCTGCCGCGCATCGGCAACTCGATCACGTACTTCGGCACCGCCGTGGTGCGCCAGTTCGAGCAGATGGACGTCTACACGCCGAACACGGCCAACGGCATCACGAACTCGCGCGACAAGCTGCGCGCGAGCCAGATCCTCTCCCGCCACGGCATCGGCATGCCCGAGACGACGTTCGTGCGCAATCGCGCCGACGTGCGGCCCGCGATCGAGCGCGTCGGCGGCGCCCCGGTCGTCATCAAGCTGCTCGAGGGCACGCAGGGCATCGGCGTGATCCTCGCCCCGGAGGTCAAGGTCGCCGAGGCGATCATCGAGACCCTGCACTCGACGAAGCAGAACGTGCTCATCCAGCGCTTCGCGTCGGAGAGCCGGGGCCGCGACATCCGCGCGCTCGTCGTCGGCGACCGCGTGGTCGCGGCGATGCGGCGGGTCGCGTCGGGCGACGAGTTCCGCTCGAACGTGCACCGCGGCGGCACCGTGGAGCCGGTCGAACTCGACCCCGACTACGAGCAGGCGGCCGTGCGGTCGGCGCAGATCATGGGCCTGCGCGTCGCGGGCGTCGACATGCTCGAGGGCAACGACGGTCCGCTCGTCATGGAGGTGAACTCGTCGCCCGGCCTCGAGGGCGTCGAGACCGCGACGAAGCTCGACGTGGCGGGCGCGATCATCGACTACATGGCGAACCAGGTCGCGTTCCCCGAGATCGACGTGCGCCAGCGCCTCACGGTCTCGACCGGCTACGGCGTGGCCGAGCTCGTCGTGAACGCGGGCGCCGACATCGTCGGCCACACGGTCGCCGAGTCGGGCCTCTCCGAGCGCGACATCACGGTGCTGACCCTTCACCGCGGCTCGAACGTCGTGCCGAACCCGCGCCGCAGCACCGTGCTCGAGCCGGGCGACCGGCTGCTCTGCTTCGGCAAGCTCGAGGAGATGCGCTCGATGATCCCCGAGCGCCGTCGCCGCCGCGCGAAGGTGCGGAAGCTCCCGAAGCAGCCGATCCCCGAGAGCTGA
- a CDS encoding ATP-dependent zinc protease family protein, whose amino-acid sequence MGEPPHSSTIAGWREWVALPGIGVPWMKAKLDTGARTSALHAFDVEEFTRDGEEQVRFGVHPWQESDSDAVIVELPVHDRRSVRSSSGHVDERVVVLLDLVLMDHTMRAEVTLTNRDQMGFRMLVGREALRQGFLVDSDASFLGGRAPRAARRRNRGR is encoded by the coding sequence ATGGGCGAACCACCTCATTCAAGCACCATCGCCGGCTGGCGCGAATGGGTTGCGCTCCCCGGTATCGGCGTGCCATGGATGAAGGCGAAGCTCGACACCGGCGCGCGCACCTCGGCTCTCCACGCGTTCGACGTGGAGGAGTTCACGCGCGACGGCGAGGAGCAGGTCCGCTTCGGCGTGCACCCCTGGCAGGAGTCCGACTCCGACGCCGTGATCGTCGAGCTGCCGGTGCACGACCGGCGCTCCGTGCGCAGCTCGTCGGGCCACGTCGACGAGCGCGTCGTCGTGCTCCTCGACCTCGTGCTCATGGACCACACCATGCGGGCGGAGGTCACCCTGACCAACCGCGACCAGATGGGGTTCCGGATGCTGGTGGGCCGCGAGGCCCTGCGCCAGGGGTTCCTCGTCGACTCCGATGCCTCGTTCCTCGGCGGCCGCGCGCCGCGCGCGGCGCGACGCCGCAACCGCGGGCGCTGA